A genome region from Akkermansiaceae bacterium includes the following:
- a CDS encoding ThuA domain-containing protein: MKLIRILLTAAVAATAARASSIVYEGEAGLGAGKHIVFLASDHEYRAEEACPALARILAKRMGFKCTVVFGVDKEGFIKAGSSTVSGLAALEEADLFFIFARFLNLPDEEMAHIESYLERGGPVVGLRTSSHAFKIPAESEYAKYGFKSKAAGYEGGFGHQVLGNTWVGHYGKNHVQGTRVVTVPEQRGHVILTGVGETAFTHAGAYVGKAAPDFTVLATSQPLVSMDPAAEADASKPPMPCVWTREYAAKDGAKHRVFHSTQGASQDFLDDNYRRMILNGVLWAVGMGKEIKPGLDFSFVGPYQPNKFSFGGHAKKVKPSDLTGWESPIMPKSAD, from the coding sequence ATGAAACTCATCCGCATCCTCCTCACCGCGGCAGTCGCCGCCACCGCCGCCCGAGCCTCCTCCATCGTCTATGAGGGCGAGGCCGGCCTGGGTGCCGGCAAGCACATCGTTTTTCTCGCCAGCGACCACGAATACCGCGCCGAGGAAGCCTGTCCCGCCCTTGCCCGCATCCTCGCCAAACGCATGGGCTTCAAATGCACCGTGGTCTTCGGCGTGGACAAGGAGGGATTCATCAAGGCCGGCTCTTCCACTGTCTCCGGACTCGCGGCGCTTGAGGAAGCGGATCTCTTCTTCATCTTCGCCCGCTTCCTCAATCTCCCCGACGAGGAAATGGCGCACATCGAGAGCTACCTCGAACGCGGCGGCCCCGTCGTCGGCCTGCGCACCTCGTCCCACGCGTTCAAGATCCCGGCGGAATCGGAATACGCCAAATATGGTTTCAAATCCAAAGCCGCCGGTTATGAAGGCGGTTTCGGCCACCAGGTGCTCGGCAACACCTGGGTGGGGCACTATGGGAAAAACCATGTCCAGGGCACCCGCGTCGTCACCGTGCCCGAACAGCGCGGCCACGTGATCCTGACCGGGGTCGGCGAGACCGCGTTCACCCATGCCGGAGCCTACGTGGGAAAAGCCGCGCCGGACTTCACCGTCCTCGCCACCTCGCAGCCGCTCGTTTCCATGGATCCCGCCGCGGAAGCGGACGCATCGAAACCACCCATGCCCTGCGTCTGGACGCGCGAATACGCCGCCAAGGACGGCGCGAAGCACCGCGTCTTCCACAGCACCCAGGGCGCATCCCAGGACTTTCTCGACGACAACTACCGCCGCATGATCCTCAACGGCGTCCTCTGGGCGGTCGGCATGGGAAAGGAGATCAAACCCGGCCTCGATTTCTCCTTCGTCGGCCCCTACCAGCCTAACAAGTTTTCCTTCGGAGGCCATGCGAAGAAGGTCAAGCCCTCCGATCTCACGGGCTGGGAATCCCCCATCATGCCGAAATCAGCCGATTGA
- a CDS encoding c-type cytochrome, with protein MTSGISRTCMGRAHRREPARTTTSETPNMTMTPSVRSTRFLHCLVAMSLYTAVPLSAQLPLQEGDTVCLIGNGLADRMQHDGWVETILQSQLAGKNIIFRNLAVCGDTVTSRPRSKGVPSVEAILAHCKADVVFAFFGYNESFGKAEGLPKFKGDLAAMIDEYRAAKFNGESEPRIVLFSPIAHENLGDPLLPDGSANNANLALYTEAIKQVAEAKGVAFVDLFTPSQALYAKAESPLTINGIHPLPEGNRRIGEVIAAAVTGKTVAATPAMEPLRQAVLDKNWHWHNRFRATDENDIWGGRSDLKFVNNQSNAEVLQHEMSMLDVMTANRDKKIHAVAQGKDHKVDDSNVPKPIPVISNVGGRSKSSNPQKEGGTDYLSAAESLKKLNVPEGFAVNVFADESKFPAFANPVQMQVDAKGRLWAACWATYPKWEPLTEMNDSLLILPDENRDGVADKAIEFAKVHNPLAFAFWGGGVIVASQPDILFLKDTDGDDVADVRIVLLQATGSADTHHAANNFTIGPDGGLYWQSGIFLQHNYEHPWGPSLASTASGMYRFDPKRHTIQFIAGNRPNPHGTSFDRWGYLFATDGTGGRAYQVRPDGNGFNMFPLLNKEVRPVPSSTIVSSANFPDDLQQDFLICNVIGYLGIKRYELKRDGHTSGKNTFKQGEIWGEPTPDFVRSDDKNFRPTDAKFGSDGALYISDWQNVIIGHMQHNIRDPKRDKKHGRIFRMIHKDRPLQEPVAIHGQPIPALLEVLKHPVDGVRERARIELDTRALAEVQPAMLGWMKQFDPKKAEDAHPLLEALWWHQRHNIRDENLLTAMLESPEPHARNAAAMVKQFWGPADPTKAAMPSVIADAREKKVKVKVPGHLEGKDAKSYKLGAEVFHREAHCATCHQPNGKGLDPAFPPLVGTPWVTGSEERMAKIVLHGLHGRIEVNGKVYDPEKGVPPMTAFGSILNDKEIAAVLTYVRNSWGNKAAPVSADTVKKVREATKDRDIFWKPEELLRDHPLEPSK; from the coding sequence ATGACGAGCGGAATCTCGAGAACATGCATGGGACGAGCGCATAGAAGGGAACCCGCCCGAACAACAACTTCAGAAACACCGAACATGACCATGACCCCCAGCGTCCGATCCACCCGATTCCTTCATTGCCTCGTGGCAATGAGCCTGTACACCGCCGTTCCGCTATCCGCCCAGCTCCCCCTTCAGGAAGGTGACACCGTCTGCCTCATTGGCAACGGCCTCGCCGACAGGATGCAGCACGACGGATGGGTGGAGACGATTCTCCAGAGCCAATTGGCGGGGAAAAACATCATTTTCCGCAACCTCGCTGTTTGCGGGGACACCGTAACATCGCGCCCCCGCAGCAAAGGCGTGCCATCGGTGGAAGCTATCCTCGCCCACTGCAAGGCGGACGTGGTTTTCGCCTTCTTCGGCTACAACGAATCCTTCGGCAAAGCGGAGGGATTGCCGAAATTCAAGGGCGACCTCGCCGCGATGATCGACGAATACCGGGCCGCGAAGTTCAACGGCGAGTCGGAACCGCGCATCGTCCTCTTCTCACCCATCGCGCATGAGAATCTTGGCGATCCGCTCCTTCCCGACGGGTCCGCGAACAACGCGAACCTCGCCCTGTACACGGAGGCGATCAAACAGGTCGCCGAAGCAAAGGGCGTCGCCTTCGTCGATCTCTTCACCCCATCGCAGGCGCTCTACGCAAAGGCGGAATCCCCGCTCACCATCAACGGCATTCACCCGCTTCCCGAAGGCAATCGCCGGATCGGCGAGGTCATCGCCGCGGCGGTCACCGGCAAAACCGTGGCCGCCACGCCCGCCATGGAGCCGCTGCGCCAGGCGGTGCTCGACAAGAACTGGCACTGGCACAACCGCTTCCGGGCCACCGATGAAAACGATATCTGGGGCGGTCGTTCCGACCTAAAGTTCGTGAACAACCAGAGCAACGCCGAGGTGCTCCAGCACGAGATGTCCATGCTCGATGTGATGACTGCCAACCGCGACAAAAAAATCCACGCCGTCGCCCAAGGAAAGGACCACAAGGTCGATGACTCGAACGTGCCGAAGCCCATTCCGGTGATCTCCAACGTCGGCGGCCGCAGCAAGAGCTCGAACCCGCAGAAGGAGGGCGGCACCGATTACCTAAGCGCCGCCGAAAGTCTCAAGAAACTCAATGTCCCCGAAGGTTTCGCGGTCAATGTTTTTGCCGACGAATCGAAATTCCCCGCCTTCGCCAACCCCGTGCAGATGCAGGTCGATGCCAAGGGCCGCCTCTGGGCCGCCTGCTGGGCCACTTATCCGAAATGGGAGCCGCTCACGGAAATGAACGACAGCCTGCTGATCCTGCCGGACGAAAACCGCGACGGCGTGGCGGACAAGGCGATCGAGTTCGCGAAAGTCCACAACCCCCTCGCCTTCGCTTTCTGGGGCGGCGGCGTGATCGTGGCATCCCAACCGGACATCCTTTTCCTCAAGGACACCGACGGCGATGATGTGGCCGATGTCCGCATCGTGCTGCTGCAAGCCACCGGCTCCGCCGACACCCACCACGCGGCGAACAATTTCACCATCGGCCCGGACGGCGGCCTCTACTGGCAGAGCGGCATTTTCCTCCAGCACAATTACGAGCATCCGTGGGGACCTTCGCTCGCTTCGACCGCTTCCGGCATGTACCGCTTCGATCCGAAACGCCACACGATCCAGTTCATCGCCGGGAACAGGCCGAATCCGCACGGAACCAGCTTCGACCGCTGGGGTTATCTCTTCGCCACCGATGGCACCGGCGGCCGCGCCTACCAGGTGCGCCCGGATGGCAACGGCTTCAACATGTTCCCGCTGCTCAACAAGGAGGTGCGCCCCGTGCCCTCAAGCACCATCGTTTCCAGCGCGAATTTCCCCGACGACCTGCAGCAGGATTTCCTGATCTGCAACGTGATCGGATATCTCGGCATCAAGCGCTACGAACTGAAACGCGACGGCCACACCTCCGGGAAGAACACCTTCAAGCAGGGCGAGATCTGGGGCGAGCCGACCCCCGATTTCGTACGTAGCGACGACAAGAACTTCCGCCCCACGGACGCGAAGTTCGGCTCCGACGGCGCGCTCTATATTTCCGACTGGCAGAACGTCATCATCGGGCACATGCAGCACAACATCCGCGATCCCAAGCGAGACAAGAAGCACGGCCGCATTTTCCGCATGATCCACAAGGATCGCCCGCTGCAGGAACCCGTCGCCATCCACGGCCAGCCCATCCCCGCGCTGCTCGAGGTGCTCAAACACCCCGTCGATGGTGTCCGCGAACGCGCCCGCATCGAACTCGACACCCGCGCTCTGGCCGAGGTCCAGCCGGCCATGCTCGGCTGGATGAAGCAGTTCGATCCGAAGAAGGCGGAGGACGCACATCCCCTGCTGGAAGCGCTCTGGTGGCACCAACGCCACAACATCCGCGACGAAAACCTTCTCACCGCGATGCTCGAATCCCCCGAACCCCACGCACGCAATGCCGCCGCCATGGTGAAGCAGTTCTGGGGCCCGGCCGATCCCACCAAGGCCGCCATGCCCAGTGTGATTGCCGACGCCCGGGAAAAGAAGGTGAAGGTGAAGGTTCCCGGCCACCTCGAGGGAAAGGACGCGAAATCCTACAAACTCGGTGCGGAGGTTTTCCATCGGGAGGCTCACTGCGCCACCTGCCACCAACCCAACGGCAAAGGCCTTGATCCCGCCTTCCCACCTCTCGTCGGCACCCCATGGGTCACCGGCAGCGAGGAGCGCATGGCCAAGATCGTCCTCCATGGCCTTCACGGCAGAATCGAGGTCAACGGCAAGGTTTATGATCCCGAGAAAGGCGTGCCGCCAATGACCGCGTTCGGCTCCATCCTCAACGACAAGGAAATCGCCGCCGTCCTCACCTACGTCCGCAATTCCTGGGGCAACAAGGCCGCACCCGTCTCCGCCGACACGGTGAAAAAAGTCCGCGAGGCCACCAAGGATCGCGACATTTTCTGGAAACCCGAGGAACTCCTCAGAGACCACCCGCTCGAACCATCCAAATGA
- a CDS encoding c-type cytochrome, which translates to MKLLSSCVAILVGVLLQSSAPGAEKTGGDPMDSTNWRKWAPDPAPFLEPEESAKSFKVAPGFRIELVAAHPMIKDPVFAEFDLQGRLWVCEFQSYMMDSEGSNSNDPISRVQVLEDTDGDGRMDKATTFLDKVVNPRSLSIVQGGALVALGNGKLVFCEDTDGDLVADRQTPLIEYAASAPKNIEHAENGLHHAIDNWMYNSKSERRLRWSGGKIVSEPTKSRGQWGMDSDAYGRLYYNSNSVWFFTDSEIYDSLYGSSKAPTRNVRAIRVNTALNRAYEPDMIQEDGRINGVTSVSGLAVHSNGAFGREWEGAIFSFDPGTNTVGAFRPDAPMPRTTGYEHVLYPDDTWTEREFIASTDERFRPVNGLFGPDGCLYIVDLNRGIIQDKRFLTRYLQRQSEERELDQHIGKGRIWRVVPESYQREAAPTGLVEGLSHPYLWWRLNSQKRIVETGREDLVPEIEKLAASGNPQGKVHAMWTLAGLGKLDPGVIERALGDDDWFVKLTALRLAGEATGQPKGFPERFASKAKALAGDGTDLVASYAGDLSTRGYPDRSASVYKDKAPRWVSKDKDLKKSYLSGRVTFGEYCAACHQPDGRGLEDVAPSLVKSDWVNGDADVLIAVAMHGLVGPIQVNGKAIGDVQQVMPPHHFLDDVQMADVLTYVRNAWGNKADSITADEVKVYRGKHADREEPWTQEELRGR; encoded by the coding sequence ATGAAACTCCTCTCCTCCTGTGTCGCCATCCTCGTCGGCGTCCTGCTCCAATCCTCCGCCCCTGGCGCCGAGAAGACGGGCGGGGATCCAATGGACTCCACCAACTGGCGGAAGTGGGCGCCCGATCCGGCACCGTTCCTCGAACCGGAGGAGTCGGCGAAATCCTTCAAGGTCGCGCCGGGCTTCCGCATCGAGCTGGTGGCCGCCCATCCGATGATCAAGGATCCGGTCTTCGCCGAGTTCGATCTCCAGGGCCGCCTCTGGGTCTGCGAGTTCCAATCCTACATGATGGACTCCGAGGGTTCGAACTCCAACGACCCTATTAGCCGGGTCCAGGTGCTCGAGGACACCGATGGGGACGGCCGGATGGACAAGGCCACGACTTTCCTCGACAAGGTGGTCAACCCGCGCAGCCTGTCGATCGTCCAAGGGGGCGCCCTCGTGGCCCTGGGAAACGGCAAGTTGGTGTTCTGCGAGGACACCGACGGTGACCTCGTCGCCGACAGGCAAACTCCGCTGATCGAATACGCCGCGTCGGCACCCAAGAACATCGAGCACGCCGAGAACGGCCTGCATCATGCGATCGACAACTGGATGTACAACTCCAAGTCGGAACGGCGCCTTCGGTGGAGCGGCGGAAAGATCGTCTCGGAGCCCACCAAGTCGCGCGGGCAGTGGGGCATGGACTCGGACGCCTACGGGCGGCTTTACTACAACTCGAACAGCGTCTGGTTTTTCACCGACTCGGAAATCTACGACAGCCTCTACGGCTCCTCCAAGGCCCCGACCCGGAACGTCCGGGCGATCCGTGTCAACACGGCGCTCAACCGCGCCTACGAGCCCGACATGATCCAGGAGGACGGCCGGATCAACGGCGTCACCTCGGTCAGCGGCCTGGCCGTGCACAGCAACGGAGCCTTCGGCCGCGAGTGGGAAGGGGCGATCTTCAGCTTCGACCCCGGAACCAACACGGTCGGCGCTTTCCGGCCGGATGCGCCGATGCCGCGGACCACCGGCTACGAGCATGTCCTCTATCCCGATGACACCTGGACCGAGCGCGAGTTCATCGCCAGCACCGACGAGCGGTTCCGGCCGGTCAACGGCTTGTTCGGGCCGGATGGCTGCCTCTACATCGTCGACCTCAACCGGGGCATCATCCAGGACAAGAGATTCCTGACCCGCTATCTCCAGCGCCAGTCCGAGGAGCGCGAGCTTGACCAGCACATCGGCAAGGGCCGCATCTGGCGTGTCGTTCCCGAATCGTATCAACGGGAGGCGGCGCCGACAGGCCTCGTCGAGGGGCTTTCCCACCCCTACCTCTGGTGGCGGCTGAACAGCCAGAAAAGGATCGTTGAGACGGGCCGTGAAGATCTGGTTCCCGAAATCGAGAAACTGGCCGCGAGCGGCAACCCGCAAGGCAAGGTGCACGCGATGTGGACGCTGGCGGGTCTTGGCAAACTCGATCCCGGGGTGATCGAACGAGCGCTCGGGGACGACGACTGGTTCGTGAAACTGACGGCGCTCCGCCTTGCCGGCGAGGCCACCGGCCAGCCCAAGGGTTTCCCCGAAAGGTTCGCGTCGAAGGCCAAGGCTTTGGCCGGGGACGGGACCGACCTCGTCGCCTCTTACGCCGGGGATCTGTCAACGAGGGGCTATCCCGATCGTTCCGCCTCCGTTTACAAGGACAAGGCTCCCCGCTGGGTCTCCAAGGACAAGGATCTGAAGAAGTCCTACCTATCCGGTCGTGTAACCTTCGGCGAGTACTGTGCGGCCTGCCACCAGCCCGACGGCAGGGGTCTCGAGGATGTCGCCCCCAGTCTCGTCAAGAGTGACTGGGTGAACGGCGATGCGGACGTGTTGATCGCGGTGGCGATGCACGGGCTGGTCGGTCCGATCCAGGTGAACGGCAAAGCCATCGGGGACGTCCAGCAAGTCATGCCGCCCCATCACTTCCTTGATGACGTGCAGATGGCCGACGTCCTGACCTATGTCCGCAATGCCTGGGGCAACAAGGCGGATTCCATCACCGCGGACGAGGTCAAGGTCTACCGCGGAAAGCATGCCGACCGGGAGGAGCCGTGGACACAGGAGGAACTCCGGGGAAGGTAG
- a CDS encoding DUF1080 domain-containing protein — translation MKTVSSLLFITMASISIRAGEISPDQVEWIEGKFKRNGEKAMEALRNLPLNTDSEPDLGTGFKPLCNGKDLSGWKVLGGAHSFEVAEGMIVGKCVPGQPNAFLSTEKNYRNFILTLEMKWEVESNTGIMVRAQTRKKRDETVVYGTQVEMEGPSQSRGWSGGIYGEKAGGWKYPLVLEAHKAIRNAVKADDWNRVTVMVQGDTYKTWINGVAGANYTTNEYPEGFIGLQIHSGKSGTVLFRGIKIKEL, via the coding sequence ATGAAAACAGTCAGCAGTCTTCTCTTCATCACCATGGCCTCCATCTCGATCCGGGCCGGTGAAATTTCCCCCGACCAAGTGGAATGGATCGAAGGCAAATTCAAAAGGAACGGGGAAAAGGCTATGGAAGCGCTCAGGAACCTTCCGCTCAACACGGATTCTGAACCGGACTTGGGCACTGGTTTCAAACCTCTCTGCAATGGCAAGGATCTCTCCGGTTGGAAGGTTCTCGGAGGCGCACACTCGTTTGAGGTGGCGGAAGGGATGATTGTAGGCAAGTGTGTGCCGGGGCAGCCCAACGCCTTTCTTTCAACGGAGAAAAACTACCGTAATTTCATCCTCACCCTCGAGATGAAATGGGAGGTGGAAAGCAACACGGGCATCATGGTTCGCGCGCAAACGAGGAAAAAGCGGGATGAGACTGTCGTCTACGGCACACAGGTAGAAATGGAAGGGCCTTCGCAGAGTCGCGGCTGGTCAGGCGGAATTTATGGCGAAAAGGCCGGTGGTTGGAAGTATCCGCTTGTCCTGGAGGCGCATAAAGCGATCCGCAATGCGGTCAAGGCCGACGACTGGAATCGCGTCACCGTTATGGTGCAAGGAGACACTTATAAGACCTGGATCAACGGGGTGGCTGGTGCGAATTACACGACCAATGAATACCCGGAGGGTTTCATTGGCTTGCAAATCCATTCGGGTAAAAGCGGCACCGTGCTCTTTCGTGGCATCAAAATCAAGGAGTTGTAA